One Triticum dicoccoides isolate Atlit2015 ecotype Zavitan chromosome 5B, WEW_v2.0, whole genome shotgun sequence genomic window carries:
- the LOC119306902 gene encoding BTB/POZ and MATH domain-containing protein 1-like, with amino-acid sequence MKTCKTASMCTPAEESQAIHVFDILGYSKHKGMGHHVDSHIRSRVFSVGGHDWVIFFFPDGYTEYDLDYISAFLVLWSNNTKVRASCDMRLVDQYTGFSSSVHKTGPRIFNSGDISKFAPQTTCFITHNEIEGSAYLRDDRLTIECVVTVFHKPHVTETKSFPKIGMPPADMTEDVAKLLEEKKGFDVSFIVAGETIEAHRFVLAMRSPVFKAELYGSMQEAKSRQCITIKDMQAAVFKALLHFIYTDSLPSREDTEMARLLLVAADRYAMDRLKLVCQSILCEDLNKDTVAITLALADQHNCHQLKDACLEFIELSNFTDALVATQRLKDIKKTCPSFIVEELEKRKKLRKA; translated from the coding sequence ATGAAGACATGTAAGACGGCATCTATGTGCACCCCAGCGGAGGAGTCTCAAGCCATACATGTGTTTGATATCTTGGGTTACAGCAAGCACAAGGGCATGGGCCACCATGTGGACAGCCACATACGCTCACGGGTTTTCTCTGTCGGCGGCCATGACTGGGTAATCTTCTTCTTCCCTGACGGTTATACTGAATATGACCTGGATTACATCTCAGCTTTTCTCGTGCTTTGGAGCAACAACACTAAAGTCCGGGCGTCCTGCGATATGAGGCTGGTTGATCAGTACACCGGATTCTCATCTTCGGTGCATAAAACAGGACCTAGAATTTTCAATTCTGGTGATATTAGCAAGTTTGCTCCACAGACTACTTGTTTCATAACGCACAATGAGATCGAGGGATCCGCGTACCTTAGGGATGATCGCCTGACGATCGAATGCGTCGTCACTGTTTTCCACAAACCACATGTTACCGAAACAAAATCATTCCCTAAAATCGGCATGCCACCAGCTGACATGACCGAGGATGTTGCCAAGCTGTTGGAAGAGAAGAAGGGATTCGATGTCAGTTTTATTGTCGCGGGAGAGACCATTGAAGCCCATAGGTTTGTTCTCGCTATGCGGTCACCTGTTTTCAAAGCAGAGCTCTATGGGTCGATGCAGGAGGCGAAGTCGAGGCAATGCATAACCATCAAGGACATGCAAGCTGCTGTTTTCAAGGCCCTGCTCCATTTCATCTATACGGACTCTTTGCCTAGCCGTGAGGATACTGAGATGGCTCGGCTTCTACTAGTGGCTGCAGACAGATATGCAATGGATAGGCTCAAGCTGGTTTGCCAAAGCATACTTTGTGAGGATCTGAACAAGGACACTGTGGCAATCACATTAGCTTTAGCTGACCAACATAACTGTCACCAGCTTAAGGACGCTTGTCTTGAATTTATCGAATTATCAAATTTCACGGATGCTTTGGTGGCTACACAACGGTTAAAAGATATCAAGAAGACTTGCCCATCTTTCATAGTGGAGGAATTGGAGAAGAGAAAAAAGCTTCGTAAAGCATAA